A DNA window from Acidimicrobiales bacterium contains the following coding sequences:
- a CDS encoding alanine racemase — protein MLAPVPPLDVVVVRVEALRRRIADAGRDPAGVRIVAVTKTFEVAAVDRAVAAGLHDIGENYAAELVAKASEVRGRPGEPPEVRWHYLGAVQRRRVRLLAPVVSCWQTVCRVSEGEEIAVRAPGATVLVEVDTTGIPGRNGVPPAAVAPLVASLRSMGLDVRGLMVVGPPGEPEDSRPAFRTTARLAGELGLSEVSMGMTDDLEVAVAEGSTMVRVGRALFGDRAPRRG, from the coding sequence GTGCTCGCCCCCGTCCCGCCCCTGGACGTGGTGGTGGTGCGCGTCGAGGCCCTGCGCCGCCGGATCGCGGACGCCGGGCGCGATCCGGCCGGCGTCCGCATCGTGGCGGTGACGAAGACCTTCGAGGTCGCCGCGGTGGACCGGGCCGTCGCCGCCGGCCTGCACGACATCGGGGAGAACTACGCCGCCGAGCTCGTGGCGAAGGCGTCGGAGGTCCGGGGCCGCCCCGGGGAGCCGCCCGAGGTGCGCTGGCACTACCTGGGCGCGGTGCAGCGCCGGCGCGTGCGCCTGCTGGCGCCGGTGGTGTCGTGCTGGCAGACGGTGTGCCGGGTGTCCGAGGGCGAGGAGATCGCGGTGCGCGCGCCGGGCGCCACGGTGCTCGTCGAGGTGGACACCACCGGCATCCCCGGGCGCAACGGCGTACCGCCGGCCGCCGTCGCACCGTTGGTGGCGTCGCTGCGGAGCATGGGGCTCGACGTCCGGGGCCTCATGGTCGTGGGGCCGCCGGGCGAGCCCGAGGACAGCCGGCCGGCGTTCCGCACCACCGCCCGCCTGGCCGGCGAGCTGGGCCTGTCCGAGGTGTCGATGGGGATGACCGACGACCTCGAGGTGGCCGTGGCGGAGGGGAGCACGATGGTGCGCGTGGGGCGCGCGTTGTTCGGGGACCGGGCGCCCCGGCGGGGG